From a single Brassica oleracea var. oleracea cultivar TO1000 chromosome C5, BOL, whole genome shotgun sequence genomic region:
- the LOC106344801 gene encoding pre-mRNA polyadenylation factor FIP1: MDNLNLKLSLEAYPTGLPKIWWHKQSEQADARHLLKGPSSETTRLVGLALLSQAPNSSPSPTGLFPWLPIIPKLPNLPGLPNIPKFPNIPGLPPLPGLPRLPDLPPLPPLPGLPSLPRLPPLPPY, translated from the coding sequence ATGGATAACTTGAATCTTAAGCTATCTCTTGAAGCTTATCCAACAGGATTACCAAAGATATGGTGGCATAAGCAATCAGAACAAGCGGATGCCCGCCACCTTCTCAAAGGCCCTTCATCGGAGACTACAAGGTTGGTTGGGCTTGCACTTCTATCACAGGCCCCTAACTCATCTCCATCTCCCACCGGACTGTTTCCATGGCTTCCCATCATCCCGAAACTACCAAACCTTCCGGGACTTCCTAACATTCCAAAATTCCCTAACATCCCAGGCCTCCCTCCCCTCCCGGGACTCCCTCGCCTACCAGACCTCCCTCCCCTCCCTCCCCTCCCGGGCCTCCCTAGCCTACCTAGACTGCCTCCTCTACCGCCATACTAG